One Variibacter gotjawalensis genomic window, ACGGCGATCAAGTCGGTCTGATGCAGGCGATGCGCTCGACGGATGCGTGGACGCAAGTGCTGGAGCGCGAGACCACTCTGCCATTCCGCCTGCTTCCGCGCGGCGATCAGCGCGACGGCGATTCGCCGGCCGATCGCTTCGGCGCAAAGGATTCCAGCTTCCAGCGCATGCGCGAAGAGTTCGAAGTCGTCATCGTAGACCTTCCATCGCTATCGACGTCATCGGATGCACGGACAATCGGCAGTTACCTCGACGGCGTTGTGGTCGTCGCGGACTTTGCTTCGACGACGATCGATAAGCTGACTTCTGCAGTAGGTGAGCTTCATGAGGCACGCTCTGATGTGTTGGGTGTCGTCCTCAACAAAGTCGACGAAAATCGCCGTGTCCGTTGGCGCATGTAGGGAGTGAAACCATGACAATGAGCGATGTCTCGATTACTCGTGCCGCCACCATCGATCTGATCCGCAGCCGCCCTCGCTTGAAAAGTACGCTCAAGCGCGTGCTCGAAGTCGTCGGGTACGACACCACGGATTGGGTCCGGGTCGTCATGTATCAACGTTGCTTCGAGCATCTGCGCAAGATGAAGCCGGAGGCTCTTGATGCGCTCGAAATCTCCGCTGGCCCGCACTGGAAACGCGCCGTGCCTTTCCGCTCGTTCACCGGAACGAGCTACCCGGCATTCGACGTTTGCCACGAACAGCTTCCCAGCCAGTATGACGTGATCATCGCCGATCAAATATTCGAACATCTCGAATGGCCGCTGCGCGCCGCGAAAAACGTGTACGAAATGCTGCGGCCAGGCGGCACGTTTGTCATCGCGACGCCATTCCTGCTCCGATATCACGCATCGCCGATCGACTGCAGCCGCTGGACAGAACGCGGCCTCTCGCATCTTTTGCAGGAAGCCGGCTTCCCGGCCGATCACATCAAGACGGACGCGTGGGGCAATCGCGCATGCGTGAAGGCCAATTTCAAGCGTTGGGCAAAGCGCGGCTTCTTCGGCTCGCTGCGCAACGAACCCGATTTTCCCGTAATGGTGTGGGCGTTCGCGCAGCGGCCGCTGACCGAACCTTCCAGAACGAACTGAGGAGCAACCGCTGTGCGGATCGCAGTGGGAATCGCCACGGCTGGACGCCCGGAAATCCTGGCGCAGACGTTGGATATTTTCGCCGATCAAACCTTGAAGCCGATGCGCACGATTGTTTGTGCGCCATCTCTCGCCGACGTCGGCGATGCGACGCGGCACGAGGGGGTGGAAGTTGTTATCAGCGAACGCGGCCTGACGCGGCAGCGCAACGCCATTATCGCAGCACTTGATCCAAGCGATATCGTGGTCTTCCTCGACGACGACTTCATTCCCTGCCCAAACTACCTACGAGAAATCGCTGATACCTTCGAAAAGAGCCCCACGATCGTCATGGCAACCGGTCGCGTCATTGCCGACGGCATCAACGGTCCGGGGCTTAGCTTCGCTGACGCGATGTCGGTTTTGGCCGACGCGCCTGTTGAAATCGAGGTTCCTCCGCTTGTTCCCGTCTACAATGGTTATGGGTGCAATATGGCGGTGCGGCTCGGCCCCGTATTCGCGCATAGCCTGAAGTTCGACGATAGCCTTCCTCTCTATGGCTGGCTCGAAGACGTCGATTTCAGCCGCCAGATTGCGCGCTTCGGCAGCATTATCAAAGTCTCGACAGCGCGCGGCGTCCATCTCGGCGTGAAGTCGGGCCGGCAGTCCGGCCGCCGGCTCGGCTATTCGCAAATTGCGAACCCTTTGTACCTTGTCCGCAAGGGCACGTGCTCGTGGCAGAAGGCCCTCTATCTGCTCTCGCGCAACGTGCTCGCCAACGCCGGAAAACTCGTTCGGCCTGAACCCTATGTCGATCGACAGGGGCGCTTTGTCGGCAATCTCCGCGCACTCGCTGACCTCGTCACGGGGCGTTTGGAACCGATGAGGGCAGCAGCACTATGACGATGTCCGACGCCAACCTTCGATCGCTCGCGACGCTCGGAGCCCTCCGAGCCGGAACGACGATCGACCGTCTTGTCGTCATCAACGATGTGTCCGTGGTGCGCGGCGGCGCCACGAATGTCGCGATGACTTCGGTTCGCCTGCTCAGCGAGCGGGGAATTCCCGTTACGTATTTCACCGGAGACGATGGCCTGAACGCTGACGAAAAGCTTCAGGACGTCGATGTGGAAGCCGTTGGCGCAAAGCACATTCGCGAGGCCGGGCTACTGCATGGCGCAAGCAGCGGCCTCTATAACCGAACGTCGGCGAGTGCTCTTGCGGAGTGGATTGCGAAGAACGACACGCCGCGAACGGTCTACCATCTTCACGGCTGGTCGAAGATTCTATCCCCCTCGATTTTCGCCCCGCTTCGCCGAGTCGCTCCTCGCCTGGTCGTCAGCGCGCACGATTTTTTCCTCGTCTGTCCGAACGGCGGTTACTACGACTTTCAAGCGCAGTCCGTCTGCAATCTTCAGCCAATGACGCTCGCCTGCGCGGCGAAGTCTTGCGATCGACGGAACTACGCTCACAAGCTGTGGCGGCTCGCTAGGCAGACTGTGCGCGACAAACTATTCCGCTTCGCCAATCACGGCTCGACGGTCCTTGCCGTACACGAGAAAATGCTCCCGCTCCTGGCCTTCGGCGGACTACCCCCGGACAAGCTTCGCACTCTGCGCAATCCGGTCACGCCATGGCGCGCGAACCGCGTACGCGCCGAGCAAAATCGTGATTTCATTTTTGTCGGCCGCCTCGAGCAAGACAAAGGTGCCGATCTTTTTGCGGAAGCTGCACGTCGCGCTGGCGTCCCGGTCACTATTGTCGGAACCGGTCCGCAGCACGATGTAATCGCGAAGATCTATCCGGAGGCGAAACTCGTCGGCTGGAAGTCACGGCAGGAGATCGTTGAGATTGCAGGCAGTGCTCGCGCGCTGGTGATGCCGAGCCGCTATCGCGAGCCCTTCGGCCTCGTGGCACTTGAAGCCTTGATGAGCGGCATCCCAACAATCGTCACTCCTCAATCGATGATCGCGGAAGAGTTGGTGGCAGC contains:
- a CDS encoding methyltransferase domain-containing protein, with the protein product MTMSDVSITRAATIDLIRSRPRLKSTLKRVLEVVGYDTTDWVRVVMYQRCFEHLRKMKPEALDALEISAGPHWKRAVPFRSFTGTSYPAFDVCHEQLPSQYDVIIADQIFEHLEWPLRAAKNVYEMLRPGGTFVIATPFLLRYHASPIDCSRWTERGLSHLLQEAGFPADHIKTDAWGNRACVKANFKRWAKRGFFGSLRNEPDFPVMVWAFAQRPLTEPSRTN
- a CDS encoding glycosyltransferase family 2 protein; this encodes MRIAVGIATAGRPEILAQTLDIFADQTLKPMRTIVCAPSLADVGDATRHEGVEVVISERGLTRQRNAIIAALDPSDIVVFLDDDFIPCPNYLREIADTFEKSPTIVMATGRVIADGINGPGLSFADAMSVLADAPVEIEVPPLVPVYNGYGCNMAVRLGPVFAHSLKFDDSLPLYGWLEDVDFSRQIARFGSIIKVSTARGVHLGVKSGRQSGRRLGYSQIANPLYLVRKGTCSWQKALYLLSRNVLANAGKLVRPEPYVDRQGRFVGNLRALADLVTGRLEPMRAAAL
- a CDS encoding glycosyltransferase family 4 protein encodes the protein MTMSDANLRSLATLGALRAGTTIDRLVVINDVSVVRGGATNVAMTSVRLLSERGIPVTYFTGDDGLNADEKLQDVDVEAVGAKHIREAGLLHGASSGLYNRTSASALAEWIAKNDTPRTVYHLHGWSKILSPSIFAPLRRVAPRLVVSAHDFFLVCPNGGYYDFQAQSVCNLQPMTLACAAKSCDRRNYAHKLWRLARQTVRDKLFRFANHGSTVLAVHEKMLPLLAFGGLPPDKLRTLRNPVTPWRANRVRAEQNRDFIFVGRLEQDKGADLFAEAARRAGVPVTIVGTGPQHDVIAKIYPEAKLVGWKSRQEIVEIAGSARALVMPSRYREPFGLVALEALMSGIPTIVTPQSMIAEELVAAGMAVACDANAVDELAALLRRLAADDADIASMSRTGFAEAHRFALSPNEWANRLHAIYIEAANQNASG